The genomic region TCTTCTGCCCTATGTCAGCGTGTTCGGAACTGATATGACAGCTTCCCTTGAGCAGATCTTCCTTACTGACAAGGTCGATCTGAAACTGCTGGCCGACAGGTTCGCCGAAAAGGCACTGGCCGAATCACCGGAACTTCTGGCTCTGGACGAATTTATAAAGATAAGCAGGCGGGATATCGTTGCGGCAAAAAGAAGATTCACGATTCCCGATATCAGCGTATCAGGTGAATACACAAGATATTTTGAGAACAGTAACGTGGATCCGGATTTCTTCAAGAATTTTGACGAAAACCAGTGGAACATGAGCCTGAAACTCACCATCCCGATCTATGACGGCAGCAAAAACCAGAGCGAACTGGCGGAGAAGCAGACGGAGCTTATGGCATATTTCAAAAGGAAACATCAGGTCAGGGAATATGTTCGTGACAGAATTGCCGACTCTATCGATAAAGCCGCAGCAGCCGCACAGAGCTACAAACAGGCGGACGCTGAAATGATCGTGCTTGAACAGAAATATAAAAAACTGCCGGAAACAAGGAATTATCAGGAAGCATATAACCTGATAAATATTTATAAAACCTCGCAGGACAGACTGATAACCGCCGAACACCTGATGATGTCCGCACTGGTGGACGTTCAGAGGGCATACGGGCGTTTCTTTTTCTATAACGCAAACGAATCCGACAGACGGTTTATGGATAAACTCATGGACGAGCTGAAGATCAGCCGCTGATATCCAGAGTTCCTATTATCGCCGCCGCAACCGTGCGCACGTCCTCATCGGTCATTGTTGAGCATGAAGGCAGGCAAAGTCCTTTGCTGAAAAGCTTTTCTGATGTGCCGTTCACAACCCTTTCCGCATCTTTGAAAACAGGCTGCATATGCATCGGCTTCCAGAGGGGTCTGGTCTCGATACCCTGATTGGCAAGCTTTTTCATCAATACCATTGGGTCGATACCTTCAAACAATGCAGTGGTCAGCCAGCGGTTGCCATCAGCCTTCTCATGTTGGGGCATCAGCTTTATCCGGCTGTCATTTGCAAATTCTTTTTCGTAAGTTTTGAAGATACGCCTGCGGGCGGCTATCCGCTCATTCAGAATTTCCATCTGCGCAAGCCCCACTGCTGCGTGGAGGTTACTGAGGCGGTAGTTATAACCAACGTTCAGGTGCTCGTAA from Seleniivibrio woodruffii harbors:
- a CDS encoding TolC family protein yields the protein MRRIFLFLVIIAWAAPLFAAERKTLSLYSVIDAALVQDEEYNIVKQDRDSAVNKIEEALDTFIPTVRASATLNSVDKTRDGYKELPLYNVPSAKIRLHQVLFSDSKFAAMSTNENRAKAQRLVAEVLRSDIISAASGSYCDVIRYARLLRNAEAANKKIKENAVRFKIKNPVYYDTKPALRNLAESYTNLADMTAVKDITSYTLLPYVSVFGTDMTASLEQIFLTDKVDLKLLADRFAEKALAESPELLALDEFIKISRRDIVAAKRRFTIPDISVSGEYTRYFENSNVDPDFFKNFDENQWNMSLKLTIPIYDGSKNQSELAEKQTELMAYFKRKHQVREYVRDRIADSIDKAAAAAQSYKQADAEMIVLEQKYKKLPETRNYQEAYNLINIYKTSQDRLITAEHLMMSALVDVQRAYGRFFFYNANESDRRFMDKLMDELKISR